One genomic segment of Clostridium saccharoperbutylacetonicum N1-4(HMT) includes these proteins:
- a CDS encoding phenylpyruvate tautomerase MIF-related protein, with the protein MPFIGSKVSVEISKEKEEIIKTKLGKAIELIPGKSETFLMVGFEDGYSLYFAGEKLEKGAFIEVKIFGKASKDAYANLTAEICKIYEEELEIPQNKIYVKYEEVSDWGWNGKNF; encoded by the coding sequence ATGCCATTTATAGGATCAAAAGTTAGTGTTGAAATTTCAAAGGAAAAAGAGGAAATAATTAAAACAAAGTTAGGAAAAGCAATTGAATTAATTCCTGGAAAGAGTGAAACTTTTTTAATGGTTGGCTTTGAAGATGGATACTCATTATATTTTGCAGGAGAAAAATTAGAAAAAGGTGCATTTATTGAAGTTAAAATATTTGGAAAAGCGAGCAAAGATGCTTATGCAAATTTAACAGCTGAAATTTGCAAAATATATGAAGAAGAATTAGAAATACCTCAAAATAAAATATATGTGAAATATGAAGAAGTAAGTGATTGGGGTTGGAACGGAAAAAACTTTTAA
- a CDS encoding methyl-accepting chemotaxis protein, producing MKLNSLKFKLLIFIFAIIILLAGSVLTINAIKFDSYSSSNNKNEVLRANYLLSDKINELKNESMNIGTQLSFNSTVIKLVEEKNSDELLNELKIILKNSNVEFVTVTDEKGNVIVRTHEPDKKGDSVINQANVKNAILGKANSQVEGGTQVKLAARSGIPVKDEKGNIIGVISVGYRLDSDNVVDYIKEKYDCDATIFLDDIRISTTLMKDGNRAVGTKLDEKISKVVFDNNSYSGEADILGSKYDTMYTPILGDNNKVIGILFTGRSKVEGQMVLRSFITSTIVSSLIILLLFGIVVYLYISNTISKPLLRAVGHFGLLAEGNFTIELSEKSLKRKDEIGDLAKGIERMRKELTILIKKIMENSQDMSASSEELFATMEEFTAMEHNIDNGIKNINFGIQETSAASEEICASIEEVDSSINVLTNKAVEGSNNANVTKIRIEEMQDKSLESLKEIETLFSEKEEKIMKAIKEGEVVENIRVMADTIADISEQTNLLALNAAIEAARAGEQGKGFSVVAEEVRQLAEQSSEAVESIKNTILQVQTAFNNLSNNSNEVLLFIKERLNPKFEEMIQVGKENYMDVEFVSKMSYEIAEMSKEILATMDQVSRAVESMANTAQKSSQETDGIMNNITETSKAIDEITLTAQSQSQLSQDLNEMIQKFKI from the coding sequence ATGAAATTAAATTCGTTAAAATTTAAATTACTTATATTTATTTTTGCAATTATAATTTTATTAGCAGGTTCTGTTTTAACTATTAATGCAATAAAGTTTGATTCTTATTCAAGTAGTAATAATAAAAATGAAGTGCTAAGAGCAAATTATTTGCTAAGTGATAAGATAAATGAATTAAAAAATGAATCTATGAATATAGGAACTCAACTATCATTTAATTCAACAGTTATAAAGCTAGTTGAAGAAAAAAATAGTGATGAACTCTTGAATGAATTAAAAATTATTTTAAAAAATTCAAATGTTGAATTTGTTACAGTTACAGATGAGAAAGGTAATGTGATTGTTAGAACTCATGAACCCGATAAAAAGGGGGATAGTGTTATAAATCAGGCAAACGTTAAAAATGCTATCCTAGGAAAAGCAAATTCACAAGTTGAAGGTGGAACTCAAGTAAAACTTGCAGCAAGATCAGGAATTCCAGTAAAAGATGAAAAGGGCAATATAATTGGCGTTATATCTGTAGGATATAGATTAGATTCTGATAATGTGGTAGATTACATAAAGGAAAAATATGATTGTGATGCAACTATTTTTCTTGATGATATTAGAATTTCAACTACTTTAATGAAGGATGGAAATAGAGCTGTTGGTACGAAGTTAGATGAGAAAATTTCAAAAGTAGTTTTTGATAATAATTCTTATTCAGGTGAGGCTGATATACTTGGGAGTAAGTATGATACAATGTACACTCCTATTCTTGGAGATAATAATAAGGTAATTGGTATATTATTTACGGGGAGAAGCAAAGTGGAAGGTCAAATGGTTTTAAGGAGTTTTATTACAAGTACTATTGTATCATCATTAATAATATTATTATTGTTTGGGATAGTGGTATATTTATATATTAGTAATACTATTTCTAAACCATTATTAAGAGCAGTAGGGCATTTTGGATTGTTGGCAGAAGGTAATTTTACTATTGAACTTTCGGAAAAAAGTTTAAAGCGTAAAGATGAAATAGGAGATTTAGCTAAAGGAATAGAAAGGATGCGAAAAGAGTTAACTATTTTAATAAAAAAAATAATGGAGAACTCTCAAGATATGAGTGCTTCTAGTGAAGAATTATTTGCAACCATGGAAGAATTTACTGCAATGGAGCATAATATTGATAATGGCATTAAAAATATCAATTTTGGGATTCAAGAAACTAGTGCTGCGTCAGAAGAAATCTGTGCTTCAATAGAAGAAGTGGATTCAAGTATAAATGTATTAACCAACAAAGCAGTTGAAGGCAGTAATAATGCGAATGTAACAAAAATTAGAATAGAAGAAATGCAGGATAAATCTTTGGAATCCCTTAAAGAAATAGAAACATTATTCAGTGAAAAAGAAGAAAAAATCATGAAAGCCATAAAAGAAGGTGAAGTAGTAGAAAATATAAGAGTTATGGCAGATACCATTGCAGATATATCAGAGCAGACAAATTTACTAGCACTAAATGCAGCTATAGAAGCTGCAAGGGCTGGAGAACAAGGTAAAGGATTCTCTGTAGTTGCTGAAGAAGTGAGGCAACTTGCAGAACAATCTTCAGAAGCTGTAGAATCAATAAAAAATACAATTTTACAAGTTCAAACTGCTTTTAATAATCTTTCAAATAATAGTAATGAAGTATTGCTATTTATAAAAGAACGACTAAATCCTAAGTTTGAAGAAATGATACAAGTTGGTAAGGAAAATTATATGGATGTGGAATTTGTAAGCAAAATGTCATATGAGATAGCAGAAATGTCAAAAGAGATTTTAGCTACAATGGATCAAGTAAGTAGAGCAGTTGAAAGCATGGCTAATACAGCACAAAAGTCTTCACAAGAAACTGATGGAATAATGAATAATATAACTGAAACATCTAAAGCCATAGATGAAATAACATTAACAGCTCAAAGTCAATCACAGCTTTCTCAAGATCTAAATGAAATGATACAAAAATTTAAAATCTAA
- a CDS encoding response regulator, with protein sequence MNKLTSKILIVDDNLANILLLEKMLTISGYKNIKSSTDARLTLELFSTFQPDLVLLDFRMPFMDGLEVMDQLYSSQNYCMLPIIMISAENDKEYYEEALTKGAMDFITKPFNYSDIILKIDNVLQFA encoded by the coding sequence ATGAATAAATTAACAAGTAAAATTTTAATTGTAGATGATAATCTTGCAAATATTTTGTTGTTAGAAAAAATGTTGACTATATCTGGTTACAAAAACATCAAATCTTCGACAGATGCTAGACTTACTTTGGAATTATTTTCAACTTTCCAACCAGACTTAGTATTATTAGATTTTAGAATGCCATTTATGGATGGTCTAGAAGTTATGGATCAATTATATTCATCACAAAATTACTGTATGCTACCTATAATAATGATTTCTGCTGAAAATGATAAAGAGTATTACGAAGAAGCTCTAACTAAAGGTGCTATGGATTTTATCACCAAGCCATTTAATTATAGCGATATTATTTTGAAAATAGATAATGTATTACAATTTGCTTAA
- a CDS encoding ATP-binding protein, with protein sequence MDNLKTKDHISLHKLTWQSYIRNAFIPLIIVQVISICVYFISIVLCWTTISDMDWKLIVATPKEDIYSTVNALNHTLIKLGFASIIIQSILTCLLFLSFITKSAKKTSYLISNSFLKIKELMDQIGNGYYSPKAPEFDIEELNDLSINLTRMGQHLGETNKNLLLTQYELRKKETDLKALVNSINDIIMEVNSAGDITNFWSRSHYDLYKQYMHNKLTSISFILDNETTKIAKEKISYVLQTKHTLNMDFCVESNSNIKWFEASISPRLNSENRVVVSARDITEHKKLSESIIIAKEEAEKASKAKSEFLSSMSHELRTPLNAILGFSQILELDPESPLTNSQNQSVKEIIKAGNHLLELINEVLDLAKIESGKLSISMETVSIKSILEETLTLIRPFADKNGIKINFSQIKNSEEFVYADHMRLKQILLNLLTNAIKYNKPSGEVTFYHDKIDNKFRFHVIDTGIGLSECEINLIFKPFHRLNTINNSIEGTGIGLTVAKQLVELMNGEIHVTSEKGIGSHFWVEFSLIEASSIEIPKNTLSIDSKKTNFNNKNYTVLYAEDNPANLRLVKRILCQINNLKMVSATSGELCIDLAISHKPDLILLDINLPGIDGYEVFKILRLHEETKNIPVVAISAHAMPKDIQAGLSIGFSDYITKPINISIFLEKISTILNKTKT encoded by the coding sequence ATGGATAATTTAAAAACTAAAGATCATATTTCTTTGCACAAACTAACTTGGCAGTCTTATATTCGCAATGCCTTCATACCATTAATAATTGTACAAGTTATTTCCATATGTGTATATTTTATTTCAATAGTTTTATGTTGGACAACAATATCAGATATGGATTGGAAGCTAATAGTAGCTACGCCAAAAGAAGATATTTATTCTACTGTTAATGCTTTAAACCATACTTTAATTAAATTAGGCTTTGCTTCTATTATCATACAATCAATTTTGACTTGCTTATTATTCTTATCCTTCATTACAAAAAGTGCTAAAAAGACAAGTTATTTAATCTCTAATTCTTTCTTGAAAATCAAAGAACTTATGGACCAAATCGGGAATGGATACTATAGTCCTAAAGCACCTGAATTTGATATTGAAGAACTAAATGATTTATCAATTAATTTAACTAGAATGGGTCAACATTTAGGCGAAACAAATAAAAATTTATTGCTTACCCAATATGAACTTAGGAAAAAGGAAACTGATTTAAAAGCTTTAGTAAATTCAATTAACGACATAATCATGGAAGTAAATTCTGCTGGTGATATAACAAACTTTTGGTCCAGATCTCACTATGACTTATACAAACAATATATGCACAATAAATTGACCTCTATTTCTTTTATTTTAGACAATGAAACTACTAAAATAGCTAAAGAAAAAATTTCGTATGTCCTTCAAACAAAACATACACTTAATATGGATTTTTGTGTAGAATCAAATTCTAATATAAAGTGGTTTGAGGCGTCTATTTCTCCAAGATTGAATAGTGAAAATAGGGTTGTTGTTTCTGCTCGTGACATAACCGAACACAAAAAGCTTTCTGAATCTATTATCATTGCAAAAGAAGAAGCAGAAAAAGCCAGCAAAGCAAAATCCGAATTTTTATCAAGCATGAGCCATGAACTCAGAACTCCACTTAATGCAATACTAGGTTTTTCTCAAATTTTAGAGTTAGATCCTGAATCACCCTTAACAAATTCTCAAAATCAAAGTGTTAAGGAAATAATTAAAGCTGGAAATCACTTACTTGAATTAATAAATGAAGTTCTAGATTTAGCAAAAATTGAATCTGGTAAATTAAGTATTTCTATGGAGACAGTTTCTATTAAATCAATACTTGAAGAAACTCTAACCTTAATACGTCCTTTTGCTGATAAAAATGGTATAAAAATAAATTTCTCACAAATTAAAAATTCAGAAGAATTTGTTTATGCAGATCACATGCGCTTAAAGCAAATATTACTTAATTTATTGACCAATGCAATTAAATATAACAAACCAAGTGGAGAAGTAACTTTTTATCATGATAAAATAGATAATAAATTTAGGTTCCACGTAATTGATACTGGTATAGGATTATCTGAATGTGAAATCAATTTGATTTTCAAGCCTTTTCATCGTTTAAATACTATTAACAATTCAATTGAAGGTACTGGTATAGGTCTGACTGTAGCAAAACAACTTGTAGAATTAATGAATGGTGAAATACATGTAACTAGTGAAAAAGGTATTGGCAGTCATTTCTGGGTAGAGTTTTCTCTTATTGAAGCTAGTAGTATAGAAATTCCAAAAAATACTTTATCAATTGATAGTAAAAAAACAAATTTTAATAATAAAAATTACACTGTATTATATGCAGAAGATAATCCTGCAAATTTAAGACTTGTTAAACGTATCTTATGTCAAATAAATAATTTAAAAATGGTTTCTGCAACTTCTGGGGAATTGTGTATTGATTTAGCTATATCTCATAAACCAGATCTCATATTGCTAGATATCAACCTCCCTGGAATAGATGGTTATGAAGTTTTCAAAATATTAAGGCTACATGAAGAAACTAAAAATATACCTGTTGTTGCAATTAGTGCTCATGCAATGCCAAAAGATATTCAAGCTGGTCTTTCTATTGGTTTTTCAGACTATATAACTAAACCTATTAACATTTCAATTTTTCTTGAAAAAATATCAACTATTTTAAATAAAACAAAGACTTAA
- a CDS encoding methyl-accepting chemotaxis protein, translating into MNWFNNMKVKVKIIFGFLIVTLIAAFIGIQGIANINKISDLDTKLYEKMTAPLGDTIDLSNSFNDMRGYIRDVLLTDDISEIQQFDSKIKDASSKFDSALDKLTSTTLTTQGQQYMKDLKTYKANYIDIINNIIKFKNNGKDSEALNLLYSQGKPALEKLQTTLDSYIDLKLQIAKETSDGNTKTAAQTTVLTIIILVIGVVIAMLIGMLISSSISKPVNKIIKIANKVADGDFEVNINISGRDEIGLLADAFRKMTDKLSDAMFNINSAAEQVSAGSNQVSDSSVALSQGAMEQASSVEELTASIEEITSQTTMNAENASNANEIAMSAKVNAEEGYEKMKEMQKAMAEINNASSNIYKIIKVIDEIAFQTNILALNAAVEAARAGQHGKGFAVVAEEVRNLAARSANAAKETTEMIEGCIGKAEMGTSIADETAESLNKIVEDTIQVADFINQISVATNEQAQGIAQINQGIMQVSNVVQTNSATAEESASASEELASQAEMLKEQVNRFKLKV; encoded by the coding sequence ATGAATTGGTTTAATAATATGAAGGTAAAGGTAAAAATTATTTTTGGGTTTCTTATAGTCACTTTGATTGCTGCCTTTATTGGGATTCAAGGAATTGCTAATATTAATAAAATCAGTGACCTTGACACTAAATTATATGAAAAAATGACAGCACCATTAGGAGATACCATTGATCTTTCAAATTCTTTTAATGATATGAGAGGCTATATACGAGATGTTTTGCTAACAGATGATATTTCAGAAATACAACAATTTGATAGTAAAATAAAGGATGCAAGCAGTAAATTTGATTCTGCACTTGATAAATTAACTTCAACAACTCTTACAACTCAAGGACAGCAATATATGAAAGATTTAAAAACATATAAAGCTAATTATATAGATATAATAAACAATATAATTAAATTCAAAAATAATGGTAAAGATAGTGAGGCCCTTAATTTACTTTATAGTCAAGGTAAACCAGCATTAGAAAAGTTACAAACAACTCTTGATAGTTATATTGACTTAAAATTGCAAATTGCAAAAGAAACTTCTGATGGTAATACTAAAACTGCAGCACAAACAACAGTTTTAACTATAATAATTTTGGTTATTGGCGTTGTGATAGCTATGTTAATAGGAATGTTAATTTCTTCATCAATAAGCAAGCCGGTTAATAAAATAATAAAAATTGCAAATAAAGTAGCAGATGGAGATTTTGAAGTAAATATAAATATAAGTGGAAGAGATGAAATTGGATTATTAGCAGATGCTTTTAGAAAAATGACTGATAAGTTAAGTGATGCTATGTTTAATATTAATTCTGCAGCGGAGCAGGTATCAGCTGGTTCGAATCAAGTATCAGATTCAAGTGTTGCTCTTTCACAAGGTGCAATGGAACAAGCAAGTTCTGTGGAAGAATTAACGGCATCCATTGAAGAAATAACTTCTCAGACTACAATGAATGCAGAAAATGCTTCTAATGCAAATGAGATAGCAATGAGTGCTAAAGTAAATGCAGAAGAAGGCTACGAAAAGATGAAAGAAATGCAGAAAGCTATGGCAGAAATAAATAATGCATCTTCAAATATATATAAGATTATAAAAGTAATAGATGAAATTGCATTTCAAACTAATATTCTTGCATTAAACGCAGCAGTTGAAGCAGCCAGAGCAGGGCAACATGGAAAAGGTTTCGCTGTAGTGGCTGAAGAAGTAAGGAATTTAGCTGCAAGATCAGCAAATGCAGCCAAAGAGACTACAGAAATGATTGAAGGCTGCATTGGCAAGGCGGAAATGGGAACAAGTATTGCAGATGAGACTGCTGAGTCATTAAATAAAATAGTGGAAGATACTATACAGGTTGCTGATTTTATAAATCAAATATCAGTAGCCACAAATGAACAGGCACAAGGAATTGCTCAAATTAATCAAGGTATTATGCAGGTATCTAATGTAGTACAAACTAATTCTGCAACTGCAGAAGAAAGTGCATCTGCTAGTGAAGAATTAGCATCTCAAGCTGAAATGTTAAAAGAACAGGTAAATAGGTTTAAATTAAAAGTTTAA
- a CDS encoding chemotaxis protein CheW has product MNKNIVNDTLNLEEDTQKEKYLIFVLDNESYGISINNIIEIIGIQPITLVPELPDYIKGIINLRGKIIPVMDVRLRFKKEFREYNDRTCIIVIDIEGLGIGLIVDRVSEVLVIQEQDIVPPPNLNKITNRFIRGIGKTGKEVKLILDCDKLINDEDNTILTSVE; this is encoded by the coding sequence ATGAATAAAAATATAGTTAATGATACATTGAATTTAGAAGAAGATACTCAAAAGGAAAAGTACCTTATATTTGTACTTGATAATGAATCATATGGTATTAGTATAAATAATATTATAGAAATAATAGGAATACAGCCAATAACTTTAGTTCCAGAGCTTCCTGATTATATTAAAGGAATAATAAATTTAAGAGGGAAGATAATTCCTGTAATGGATGTTAGATTAAGATTTAAGAAAGAATTCAGGGAATACAATGATAGGACATGTATAATAGTTATCGATATAGAAGGATTAGGAATAGGCCTTATTGTCGATCGTGTATCAGAGGTATTAGTAATTCAGGAACAAGATATAGTACCACCACCAAATCTGAATAAGATTACTAATAGATTTATTAGAGGGATAGGAAAAACGGGTAAAGAAGTAAAGTTAATTTTGGATTGCGATAAATTAATAAATGATGAGGATAATACTATATTGACTAGCGTTGAATAA
- a CDS encoding methyl-accepting chemotaxis protein, producing the protein MFDINNLKMKKKLGLVFILIVLMEAIVLAMSYKGLESGSSIQGYLNNILLISIVFIVITMILGVFLTNSIEKQMRKLNSAARNIANGNLNENINIEETDEIGEVARSLKIISENIRKLVDESTYINENINKGNFKIQVNSSEYPGAWRTICDNHLSTTNIFIKNIRTTSNYIEKISEGEIRIKYSEDEEGEFNIAKKNINKLIDSLNTFNKDVHWLKETFKLGNTRDKIDASKFEGVYREMTENINDTIWISIEVFIKLFEVLKAYSKGDLSVQFEKQPGRYGLVNEHVDELRGNLLNISKEQISVANEIKQGNLSKRIDSTQFSGSWAEMAEGINEIIKAFIDPISLTANYVKRISNGDIPKKIETTYQGEFNNIISNLNMLIDNLNRFIEEVKWMNDTFKLGNTRDKIDVAKFDGVYREMAQSVNDGMWISVEVLIKLFAVLKSYSEGDFTVQLEKLPGRYGLANESLDGLRNNILKVVDEEVRVLSAAAAGDLEIRGESEKYSGSFKELISIINNAMDAFSKPISEINKALSEMARGNLDIIIDNSYSGDYGKIVNALTASIKAINQVLTDINISANEVASASIQVSNASQSLSQASAEQASAVEEVTASISEIGEQTKINATSANEANELAVKATENAVNGNAEMSNMLKAMNEINEASENISKIIKVIDEIAFQTNILALNAAVEAARAGQHGKGFAVVAEEVRNLAGRSANAAKETTELIEGSIKKVNAGTQIANNTAESLNAIVFDIRNTSEIVSKIATSCDEQASAVSQIKDAVMQISRVTQMNSATSEETASSSEEMSSQAEILKDRVAKFKLKRDNYNNIFLDHIEEKKMFNSKNNIDDNGSNIPVNVNTKSHINLGDIEFGKY; encoded by the coding sequence ATGTTTGATATTAACAATTTAAAAATGAAAAAGAAACTTGGGCTAGTATTTATTTTAATAGTTCTAATGGAAGCTATAGTATTAGCCATGAGTTATAAGGGATTAGAAAGTGGGAGTTCTATACAAGGGTATCTAAATAATATATTGCTGATTTCAATAGTATTCATAGTGATTACAATGATATTAGGGGTATTTCTCACAAATTCAATTGAAAAACAAATGAGAAAGCTTAATAGTGCTGCTAGAAATATTGCAAATGGTAATTTAAATGAAAATATTAATATAGAAGAAACTGATGAAATAGGTGAAGTAGCAAGATCTTTAAAAATAATATCAGAAAACATAAGAAAATTAGTTGATGAATCAACTTATATTAATGAAAATATTAATAAAGGTAATTTTAAAATACAGGTAAATAGTTCAGAATACCCTGGTGCCTGGAGGACTATATGCGACAATCATTTATCAACCACAAATATATTTATAAAAAATATTAGAACAACTTCAAATTACATAGAAAAGATAAGTGAAGGCGAAATTAGAATTAAATATAGTGAGGATGAAGAAGGCGAATTTAATATTGCAAAGAAGAATATTAATAAGCTTATTGATAGTTTAAATACTTTTAATAAAGATGTACATTGGTTAAAAGAAACCTTTAAATTAGGGAATACAAGAGATAAAATAGATGCCTCAAAATTTGAAGGGGTTTATAGAGAAATGACTGAGAATATAAATGATACCATTTGGATATCTATAGAAGTGTTCATAAAATTATTTGAGGTTCTAAAAGCATATTCCAAAGGAGACTTGTCAGTTCAGTTTGAAAAGCAGCCAGGAAGATATGGATTGGTAAATGAACATGTGGATGAGTTAAGGGGGAATTTATTAAATATATCAAAAGAACAAATAAGTGTAGCAAATGAAATTAAGCAAGGAAATTTATCTAAGAGAATAGATTCAACACAATTTAGTGGATCATGGGCGGAAATGGCTGAGGGAATTAATGAAATAATTAAAGCTTTCATTGACCCTATTAGTTTAACAGCTAATTATGTAAAGAGAATAAGTAATGGGGATATACCAAAAAAGATAGAAACTACGTATCAAGGTGAATTTAACAATATTATAAGTAATTTAAATATGTTAATAGATAACTTGAATAGGTTTATTGAAGAAGTCAAATGGATGAATGATACTTTTAAATTAGGAAATACAAGGGATAAAATAGATGTTGCTAAATTCGATGGTGTTTATAGGGAAATGGCACAAAGTGTCAACGACGGTATGTGGATTTCTGTGGAAGTTTTAATAAAACTTTTTGCTGTATTAAAATCTTATTCTGAAGGTGATTTTACAGTTCAACTTGAAAAATTACCAGGAAGATATGGATTAGCAAATGAAAGTTTAGATGGACTAAGAAATAATATTCTTAAAGTTGTAGATGAAGAAGTTCGAGTTCTTTCAGCTGCAGCAGCTGGAGATTTAGAGATCAGAGGGGAAAGTGAGAAATATAGTGGGAGTTTTAAAGAACTAATAAGCATTATAAATAATGCTATGGATGCTTTTTCTAAACCAATTAGTGAGATTAATAAAGCTTTGTCAGAAATGGCTAGGGGTAATTTAGATATAATTATCGACAATTCGTATAGCGGAGATTATGGAAAAATAGTTAATGCATTAACTGCATCAATTAAAGCGATCAATCAAGTATTAACAGATATTAATATATCAGCAAATGAAGTTGCATCTGCATCAATTCAAGTTTCAAATGCAAGCCAAAGTTTATCTCAAGCATCAGCTGAGCAAGCAAGCGCTGTTGAGGAGGTAACAGCTTCAATTTCAGAAATTGGTGAACAAACTAAGATTAATGCAACAAGCGCTAATGAAGCTAATGAGTTAGCAGTAAAGGCTACAGAAAATGCTGTTAATGGAAATGCAGAAATGAGTAACATGTTAAAGGCTATGAATGAAATAAATGAGGCTTCTGAAAATATTTCAAAAATAATTAAAGTTATAGATGAAATTGCCTTCCAAACAAATATATTAGCTCTTAATGCAGCAGTAGAAGCTGCAAGAGCAGGCCAACATGGAAAAGGCTTTGCAGTCGTTGCAGAAGAAGTTAGAAATCTTGCAGGCAGAAGTGCAAATGCAGCTAAAGAAACAACAGAACTAATAGAGGGGTCTATAAAGAAAGTAAATGCAGGAACACAAATAGCTAACAATACAGCAGAATCGTTAAATGCTATTGTTTTTGATATTAGGAATACGTCTGAAATAGTTAGTAAAATAGCAACATCTTGTGATGAACAGGCATCTGCTGTATCACAAATAAAAGATGCTGTTATGCAGATATCTAGAGTTACTCAAATGAATTCAGCTACTTCTGAGGAAACAGCATCTTCAAGTGAAGAGATGTCTAGCCAAGCAGAAATACTAAAAGATAGAGTAGCTAAGTTCAAATTAAAAAGAGACAACTACAACAACATTTTTCTAGATCATATTGAAGAAAAAAAGATGTTTAATTCAAAAAATAACATAGATGACAATGGTTCTAATATACCAGTTAATGTTAATACAAAGTCCCATATTAATTTAGGGGATATTGAATTTGGTAAATATTAA
- a CDS encoding response regulator, with product MTRIIIAEDQKLLRESFKTIIENNSDIKVVACATNGNEAYDFCKQYNPDVVLMDLSMPICDGTEATKLIKSDFPSIKVLILTASNDRNDVAVAISNGADGYILKNIGTEELILSIKSISLGLGIVTRDILNPIVTNLRKESKKSKKNTIAIHGINISLTERELTIISMIVDGKDNKEIGAALFIAEGTVKNIITEIISKLQLKDRTQLAVYAVKNQLV from the coding sequence ATGACAAGAATTATTATTGCTGAAGATCAAAAGCTCTTACGAGAAAGCTTTAAAACTATAATTGAAAATAATAGTGATATAAAAGTTGTTGCTTGTGCTACTAATGGCAATGAAGCTTATGATTTCTGCAAACAGTATAATCCTGATGTAGTTTTAATGGATTTATCAATGCCAATTTGTGACGGGACAGAAGCTACAAAATTAATCAAATCTGATTTTCCATCAATTAAGGTTTTAATCCTTACTGCATCTAATGATAGAAATGATGTTGCTGTAGCAATAAGTAATGGGGCAGATGGATATATTTTAAAAAATATAGGTACTGAAGAATTAATATTATCAATAAAAAGTATATCTCTAGGCCTTGGAATAGTTACTAGAGATATTTTAAATCCTATAGTAACAAACCTTCGAAAGGAAAGCAAAAAATCAAAAAAAAATACAATTGCTATCCATGGAATAAATATATCATTAACTGAAAGAGAGCTAACTATAATCTCTATGATTGTTGACGGAAAAGATAACAAGGAAATTGGAGCTGCCTTATTTATTGCTGAAGGAACTGTAAAAAATATAATTACTGAAATAATATCAAAACTCCAATTAAAAGATAGAACTCAACTAGCTGTATATGCTGTTAAAAATCAGTTAGTATAA